One segment of Rosa chinensis cultivar Old Blush chromosome 6, RchiOBHm-V2, whole genome shotgun sequence DNA contains the following:
- the LOC112174303 gene encoding topless-related protein 1 isoform X3, which produces MSNLSEDLVFLVLKYLDEEGYKEAAHMLERESGLYFDMNYFEELVLSGKWDEAEKYLTGFTKLDDNKYSTKIYFEIRKQHYFEALDKKCLAEALDVLTNDLQVFAKGNEELFKEMTQLMTFENIREHESLSMYRDTKSARKVMMKEIRRVIEANPIFRGRLEFPIVKGERLRRLINQSLNWQHMQCEDPHPNPAIDTLFIDHVCDPQPSRTTSYQSPTCSVKSSLSTIAQYASCIGGSFPANNPATEVIEDSDVLSKRMPIVTGDEVTSTITDHGQNQISELAISKNLPSTVVRTLDEGSSPVSMDFHPVWLTVLLVGTSAGEIGLWDISCGGKMVARNFNVWDLGACSMALKVALEKDSHVSVNRVLWSPDGFLFGVAYSKHVVQLYSYIGGDELDQILEIDAHLGGVNDLAFSSPEGELLVITCGDDRTIKVWDVVSGNRCFTFEGHDAPVYSICPHIKDNIPFIFSVSTVGRIKVWLYDNLGDRIDYDAPGLGCTKMAYSADERLFSCGTSKGGESYLVEWNDTVGCFKRVYKGLGPNPLSAVQFDITSNQLLAAGDDHMVKFWHMDNTQLLNTIDADGGLPANPHIRFNSDGSLLAVSSSGNQIKILANANGLDLLQGCGNDSIDASGVESETSRKNGNVAEVNSKTTGEATYGEKAWETIERPSQCQSLQLCADVKRTKISKLIYTNAGDAILALTSNAIHLLWKWPQNDLSSSGKATTKVQPLLWRPTSGLQLMSNDLSSTNPEEAMPCFALSKNDSYLMSASGGMISLFNVISFKTMRKVMAPPPAATCLAFDPRDNNVVVIGMDDSTIMIYNARLDKVTKTLAGHTKRVTSLAFSTSMKSLVSSGADAQIFVWNADEWKIQRSQVLQIPDWNKLRALSDSDTHVQFHEDQLHFLIVHKTHLAIYEVKELGCVNEWVSDSSVPISHATFSCDSQTVYASFVDGTIGIFDASVLVLCCLIKPSAYLPTDISCSYTVYPVVIAGHPQKPTQFAVGLSNGEVHVLEPLESEGKWGILPTVKRTLKSSAPAKSTFRGFLYE; this is translated from the exons ATGTCTAATCTCAGTGAAGATCTTGTGTTCTTGGTCTTAAAGTATTTGGATGAGGAAGGTTATAAAGAAGCCGCCCACAT GCTTGAGCGTGAAAGTGGGCTTTACTTTGACATGAATTATTTTGAAGAGCTGGTGCTTAGTGGAAAATGGGATGAAGCAGAGAAATACCTCACCGGCTTCACAAAGCTCGATGACAATAAGTACTCGACTAAGATCTACTTTGAAATCAGGAAGCAACATTACTTTGAGGCACTTGACAA AAAATGTCTTGCCGAGGCTTTAGATGTCCTCACAAATGATCTACAAGTTTTTGCTAAAGGTAATGAAGAGCTATTCAAAGAAATGACTCAACTTATGACATTTGAGAATATAAG GGAACATGAGTCACTCTCTATGTATAGAGATACAAAGTCTGCAAGGAAGGTTATGATGAAAGAAATCAGGAGGGTAATTGAGGCAAATCCAATTTTCCGTGGTAGACTGGAATTTCCTATCGTAAAAGGCGAGAGATTACGGCGTCTGATTAACCAAAG CTTGAATTGGCAGCATATGCAATGTGAAGATCCTCATCCAAATCCAGCCATTGACACCCTTTTTATTGATCATGTTTGTGACCCACAG CCTTCCCGGACCACATCATATCAATCTCCAACTTGTTCTGTGAAGTCAAGTCTATCTACCATTGCACAATATGCATCGTGTATTGGAGGATCTTTCCCTGCAAATAACCCAG CTACTGAGGTTATTGAGGATTCTGATGTTTTATCCAAAAGGATGCCCATTGTAACTGGGGATGAG GTAACATCAACTATCACTGATCATGGCCAAAATCAGATCTCGGAACTTGCCATATCCAAAAATCTTCCCAGTACTGTTGTCCGTACATTGGATGAGGGGTCTTCTCCAGTGAGCATGGATTTTCATCCCGTTTGGCTTACTGTTCTTCTAG TTGGAACTTCTGCTGGGGAAATAGGACTGTGGGATATTAGCTGCGGTGGAAAAATGGTTGCCAGAAACTTTAATGTTTGGGATCTTGGAGCATGCTCGATGGCCTTAAAG GTAGCACTAGAAAAAGATTCACATGTCTCTGTTAATCGTGTGTTATGGAGTCCGGATGGTTTCTTATTTG GGGTTGCATATTCAAAACATGTTGTGCAATTATATTCTTATATTGGAGGAGATGAACTGGATCAAATATTGGAA ATTGATGCTCATTTGGGTGGTGTAAATGATTTAGCATTCTCTTCTCCTGAAGGGGAACTTTTGGTCATAACATGTGGTGATGACAGGACCATCAAG GTGTGGGATGTGGTTAGTGGTAACCGATGCTTTACTTTTGAAGGTCATGATGCTCCTGTTTATTCCATCTGTCCTCATATCAAAGACAATATCCCT TTTATCTTTTCAGTCTCAACAGTTGGCAGGATCAAAGTGTGGTTATATGACAATTTAGGAGACAGAATTGATTATGATGCTCCTGGTCTTGGTTGCACCAAAATGGCTTACAGTGCTGATGAGAG GCTTTTTTCATGTGGGACCAGTAAAGGAGGGGAATCATATCTTGTTGAATGGAATGATACTGTTGGTTGTTTCAAAAGAGTTTACAAAGGACTTGGGCCAAACCCATTGTCTGCCGTGCAATTCGATATAACCAGTAACCAGCTTTTGGCTGCTGGTGATGACCATATGGTTAAATTTTGGCATATGGACAACACTCAACTTTTGAATACCATTGATGCTGATGGTGGATTACCA GCAAATCCACATATTCGCTTCAACAGTGATGGCTCCCTATTAGCTGTTTCTTCAAGTGGAAACCAAATCAAGATACTGGCAAATGCTAATGGTCTTGATTTGCTGCAAGGATGTGGGAATGATTCTATCGATGCCTCTGGAGTTGAATCTGAAACTTCAAGAAAG AATGGGAATGTGGCAGAAGTGAATTCAAAAACAACAGGAGAAGCCACTTACGGAGAAAAGGCATGGGAAACTATTGAGAGACCTTCTCAATGCCAATCTTTGCAGCTATGTGCTGATGTCAAAAGAACCAAG ATATCCAAGCTGATCTACACCAATGCTGGTGACGCCATTTTGGCATTAACATCAAATGCCATTCATCTACTCTGGAAATGGCCGCAGAACGATCTTAGTTCTAGTGGAAAG GCAACTACCAAGGTTCAACCTCTTTTATGGCGACCAACGAGTGGCTTACAGCTGATGAGCAATGACCTTTCCAGCACCAACCCTGAAGAGGCCATGCCATGCTTTGCTTTGTCCAAGAATGATTCATATCTTATGTCAGCATCAGGAGGGATGATCTCCCTTTTTAATGTTATATCGTTTAAG ACAATGAGGAAAGTCATGGCTCCACCACCTGCAGCAACATGCCTTGCTTTTGATCCTCGAGACAACAATGTAGTTGTTATTGGCATGGATGATTCCACAATTATGATATATAATGCTCGCTTGGATAAG GTCACAAAAACGCTTGCTGGTCACACCAAAAGAGTCACTTCCCTTGCCTTCTCTACCTCTATGAAATCACTTGTTTCTTCTGGTGCTGATGCTCAG ATTTTTGTGTGGAATGCTGATGAGTGGAAAATACAGAGAAGCCAAGTGCTGCAGATTCCAGATTGGAACAAATTGAGAGCATTATCAGACTCAGATACCCATGTCCAGTTTCACGAGGATCAGCTGCATTTCCTAATCGTACACAAGACTCACCTTGCAATATACGAAGTGAAAGAACTAGGATGTGTAAACGAG TGGGTCTCAGATTCTTCTGTACCAATTTCCCATGCAACGTTCTCATGTGATAGCCAGACAGTATATGCCAGCTTTGTGGATGGAACCATAGGCATATTTGACGCTTCTGTTCTTGTACTATGCTGTCTTATCAAGCCCTCCGCTTACCTTCCTACCGATATAAG TTGCAGTTATACTGTGTACCCAGTCGTCATTGCTGGGCATCCACAAAAACCAACCCAGTTTGCCGTTGGACTCTCTAATGGTGAAGTTCATGTGCTTGAGCCTTTAGAATCAGAAGGCAAATGGGGTATATTGCCCACGGTTAAAAGGACTTTGAAGAGCAGTGCGCCTGCAAAATCTACCTTTCGGGGCTTCTTGTATGAATAA
- the LOC112174305 gene encoding protein MEMO1, with product MEKVRRPSHAGSWYTDNPKKLAEELEGWLRESGLTKSPDVRGVIAPHAGYSYSGRAAAYAFGNIDPTNITRVFLLGPSHHYYTPKCAVSTATVYRTPIGDLPVDLEVIDELKATGKFETMDIRVDEAEHSMEMHLPYLAKVFEGHPVKVVPILVGALKAEAEAMYGQLLAKYVDDPKNFFSVSSDFCHWGSRFNYVHYDKKHGAIHRSIEALDRMGMDIIETGNPDAFKQYLSEYDNTICGRHPISVFLHMLRNCPTNIKINFLRYEQSSQCKTMRDSSVSYASAAAKLDA from the exons ATGGAGAAAGTCAGAAGACCATCGCACGCCGGTTCTTGGTACACCGACAACC CTAAAAAGTTAGCAGAAGAGCTTGAAGGGTGGCTCAGAGAGTCTGGGCTCACCAAGTCTCCTGATGTACGAGGTGTCATTGCTCC GCATGCAGGTTATTCATATTCGGGTCGTGCTGCTGCCTATGCATTTGGCAACATTGACCCAACAAACAT TACCCGGGTGTTCCTTCTTGGTCCATCTCATCACTATTACACTCCAAAGTGTGCTGTTTCAACAGCCACAGTTTACAGGACCCCCATTGGAGACCTACCTGTTGATTTGGAAG TGATTGATGAGCTAAAAGCTACTGGAAAATTCGAAACCATGGATATTCGTGTTGATGAGGCTGAACATAGCATGGAAATGCATTTACCATATCTTGCTAAAGTTTTTGAAGG GCACCCAGTTAAAGTTGTACCAATTTTGGTTGGTGCTCTTAAAGCTGAAGCAGAAGCTATGTATGGACAGCTCCTTGCCAAATATGTAGATGATCCAAAAAATTTCTTCTCTGTGTCGTCGGACTTTTGTCATTGGGGATCTCG GTTCAACTACGTGCATTATGACAAGAAACATGGGGCCATACACAGATCCATTGAGGCTTTGGACAGGATGGGAATGGATATAATAGAAACAGGAAATCCTGATGCATTCAAACAGTATCTGTCAGAGTATGATAACACCATTTGTGGGCGCCATCCAATAAGTGTTTTTCTTCAT ATGCTGAGAAACTGCCCAACAAACATAAAGATCAATTTCCTCCGTTATGAGCAATCAAGTCAGTGCAAAACTATGAGGGACAGCAGTGTAAGCTATGCATCCGCAGCAGCAAAGTTGGATGCTTGA
- the LOC112174303 gene encoding topless-related protein 1 isoform X1: protein MSNLSEDLVFLVLKYLDEEGYKEAAHMLERESGLYFDMNYFEELVLSGKWDEAEKYLTGFTKLDDNKYSTKIYFEIRKQHYFEALDKKCLAEALDVLTNDLQVFAKGNEELFKEMTQLMTFENIREHESLSMYRDTKSARKVMMKEIRRVIEANPIFRGRLEFPIVKGERLRRLINQSLNWQHMQCEDPHPNPAIDTLFIDHVCDPQVCIQHSPSIENNAKPSRTTSYQSPTCSVKSSLSTIAQYASCIGGSFPANNPATEVIEDSDVLSKRMPIVTGDEVTSTITDHGQNQISELAISKNLPSTVVRTLDEGSSPVSMDFHPVWLTVLLVGTSAGEIGLWDISCGGKMVARNFNVWDLGACSMALKVALEKDSHVSVNRVLWSPDGFLFGVAYSKHVVQLYSYIGGDELDQILEIDAHLGGVNDLAFSSPEGELLVITCGDDRTIKVWDVVSGNRCFTFEGHDAPVYSICPHIKDNIPFIFSVSTVGRIKVWLYDNLGDRIDYDAPGLGCTKMAYSADERLFSCGTSKGGESYLVEWNDTVGCFKRVYKGLGPNPLSAVQFDITSNQLLAAGDDHMVKFWHMDNTQLLNTIDADGGLPANPHIRFNSDGSLLAVSSSGNQIKILANANGLDLLQGCGNDSIDASGVESETSRKNGNVAEVNSKTTGEATYGEKAWETIERPSQCQSLQLCADVKRTKISKLIYTNAGDAILALTSNAIHLLWKWPQNDLSSSGKATTKVQPLLWRPTSGLQLMSNDLSSTNPEEAMPCFALSKNDSYLMSASGGMISLFNVISFKTMRKVMAPPPAATCLAFDPRDNNVVVIGMDDSTIMIYNARLDKVTKTLAGHTKRVTSLAFSTSMKSLVSSGADAQIFVWNADEWKIQRSQVLQIPDWNKLRALSDSDTHVQFHEDQLHFLIVHKTHLAIYEVKELGCVNEWVSDSSVPISHATFSCDSQTVYASFVDGTIGIFDASVLVLCCLIKPSAYLPTDISCSYTVYPVVIAGHPQKPTQFAVGLSNGEVHVLEPLESEGKWGILPTVKRTLKSSAPAKSTFRGFLYE from the exons ATGTCTAATCTCAGTGAAGATCTTGTGTTCTTGGTCTTAAAGTATTTGGATGAGGAAGGTTATAAAGAAGCCGCCCACAT GCTTGAGCGTGAAAGTGGGCTTTACTTTGACATGAATTATTTTGAAGAGCTGGTGCTTAGTGGAAAATGGGATGAAGCAGAGAAATACCTCACCGGCTTCACAAAGCTCGATGACAATAAGTACTCGACTAAGATCTACTTTGAAATCAGGAAGCAACATTACTTTGAGGCACTTGACAA AAAATGTCTTGCCGAGGCTTTAGATGTCCTCACAAATGATCTACAAGTTTTTGCTAAAGGTAATGAAGAGCTATTCAAAGAAATGACTCAACTTATGACATTTGAGAATATAAG GGAACATGAGTCACTCTCTATGTATAGAGATACAAAGTCTGCAAGGAAGGTTATGATGAAAGAAATCAGGAGGGTAATTGAGGCAAATCCAATTTTCCGTGGTAGACTGGAATTTCCTATCGTAAAAGGCGAGAGATTACGGCGTCTGATTAACCAAAG CTTGAATTGGCAGCATATGCAATGTGAAGATCCTCATCCAAATCCAGCCATTGACACCCTTTTTATTGATCATGTTTGTGACCCACAGGTCTGTATACAACATTCTCCATCAATTGAAAATAATGCAAAA CCTTCCCGGACCACATCATATCAATCTCCAACTTGTTCTGTGAAGTCAAGTCTATCTACCATTGCACAATATGCATCGTGTATTGGAGGATCTTTCCCTGCAAATAACCCAG CTACTGAGGTTATTGAGGATTCTGATGTTTTATCCAAAAGGATGCCCATTGTAACTGGGGATGAG GTAACATCAACTATCACTGATCATGGCCAAAATCAGATCTCGGAACTTGCCATATCCAAAAATCTTCCCAGTACTGTTGTCCGTACATTGGATGAGGGGTCTTCTCCAGTGAGCATGGATTTTCATCCCGTTTGGCTTACTGTTCTTCTAG TTGGAACTTCTGCTGGGGAAATAGGACTGTGGGATATTAGCTGCGGTGGAAAAATGGTTGCCAGAAACTTTAATGTTTGGGATCTTGGAGCATGCTCGATGGCCTTAAAG GTAGCACTAGAAAAAGATTCACATGTCTCTGTTAATCGTGTGTTATGGAGTCCGGATGGTTTCTTATTTG GGGTTGCATATTCAAAACATGTTGTGCAATTATATTCTTATATTGGAGGAGATGAACTGGATCAAATATTGGAA ATTGATGCTCATTTGGGTGGTGTAAATGATTTAGCATTCTCTTCTCCTGAAGGGGAACTTTTGGTCATAACATGTGGTGATGACAGGACCATCAAG GTGTGGGATGTGGTTAGTGGTAACCGATGCTTTACTTTTGAAGGTCATGATGCTCCTGTTTATTCCATCTGTCCTCATATCAAAGACAATATCCCT TTTATCTTTTCAGTCTCAACAGTTGGCAGGATCAAAGTGTGGTTATATGACAATTTAGGAGACAGAATTGATTATGATGCTCCTGGTCTTGGTTGCACCAAAATGGCTTACAGTGCTGATGAGAG GCTTTTTTCATGTGGGACCAGTAAAGGAGGGGAATCATATCTTGTTGAATGGAATGATACTGTTGGTTGTTTCAAAAGAGTTTACAAAGGACTTGGGCCAAACCCATTGTCTGCCGTGCAATTCGATATAACCAGTAACCAGCTTTTGGCTGCTGGTGATGACCATATGGTTAAATTTTGGCATATGGACAACACTCAACTTTTGAATACCATTGATGCTGATGGTGGATTACCA GCAAATCCACATATTCGCTTCAACAGTGATGGCTCCCTATTAGCTGTTTCTTCAAGTGGAAACCAAATCAAGATACTGGCAAATGCTAATGGTCTTGATTTGCTGCAAGGATGTGGGAATGATTCTATCGATGCCTCTGGAGTTGAATCTGAAACTTCAAGAAAG AATGGGAATGTGGCAGAAGTGAATTCAAAAACAACAGGAGAAGCCACTTACGGAGAAAAGGCATGGGAAACTATTGAGAGACCTTCTCAATGCCAATCTTTGCAGCTATGTGCTGATGTCAAAAGAACCAAG ATATCCAAGCTGATCTACACCAATGCTGGTGACGCCATTTTGGCATTAACATCAAATGCCATTCATCTACTCTGGAAATGGCCGCAGAACGATCTTAGTTCTAGTGGAAAG GCAACTACCAAGGTTCAACCTCTTTTATGGCGACCAACGAGTGGCTTACAGCTGATGAGCAATGACCTTTCCAGCACCAACCCTGAAGAGGCCATGCCATGCTTTGCTTTGTCCAAGAATGATTCATATCTTATGTCAGCATCAGGAGGGATGATCTCCCTTTTTAATGTTATATCGTTTAAG ACAATGAGGAAAGTCATGGCTCCACCACCTGCAGCAACATGCCTTGCTTTTGATCCTCGAGACAACAATGTAGTTGTTATTGGCATGGATGATTCCACAATTATGATATATAATGCTCGCTTGGATAAG GTCACAAAAACGCTTGCTGGTCACACCAAAAGAGTCACTTCCCTTGCCTTCTCTACCTCTATGAAATCACTTGTTTCTTCTGGTGCTGATGCTCAG ATTTTTGTGTGGAATGCTGATGAGTGGAAAATACAGAGAAGCCAAGTGCTGCAGATTCCAGATTGGAACAAATTGAGAGCATTATCAGACTCAGATACCCATGTCCAGTTTCACGAGGATCAGCTGCATTTCCTAATCGTACACAAGACTCACCTTGCAATATACGAAGTGAAAGAACTAGGATGTGTAAACGAG TGGGTCTCAGATTCTTCTGTACCAATTTCCCATGCAACGTTCTCATGTGATAGCCAGACAGTATATGCCAGCTTTGTGGATGGAACCATAGGCATATTTGACGCTTCTGTTCTTGTACTATGCTGTCTTATCAAGCCCTCCGCTTACCTTCCTACCGATATAAG TTGCAGTTATACTGTGTACCCAGTCGTCATTGCTGGGCATCCACAAAAACCAACCCAGTTTGCCGTTGGACTCTCTAATGGTGAAGTTCATGTGCTTGAGCCTTTAGAATCAGAAGGCAAATGGGGTATATTGCCCACGGTTAAAAGGACTTTGAAGAGCAGTGCGCCTGCAAAATCTACCTTTCGGGGCTTCTTGTATGAATAA
- the LOC112174303 gene encoding topless-related protein 1 isoform X2 — protein sequence MSNLSEDLVFLVLKYLDEEGYKEAAHMLERESGLYFDMNYFEELVLSGKWDEAEKYLTGFTKLDDNKYSTKIYFEIRKQHYFEALDKKCLAEALDVLTNDLQVFAKGNEELFKEMTQLMTFENIREHESLSMYRDTKSARKVMMKEIRRVIEANPIFRGRLEFPIVKGERLRRLINQSLNWQHMQCEDPHPNPAIDTLFIDHVCDPQVCIQHSPSIENNAKPSRTTSYQSPTCSVKSSLSTIAQYASCIGGSFPANNPATEVIEDSDVLSKRMPIVTGDEVTSTITDHGQNQISELAISKNLPSTVVRTLDEGSSPVSMDFHPVWLTVLLVGTSAGEIGLWDISCGGKMVARNFNVWDLGACSMALKVALEKDSHVSVNRVLWSPDGFLFGVAYSKHVVQLYSYIGGDELDQILEIDAHLGGVNDLAFSSPEGELLVITCGDDRTIKVWDVVSGNRCFTFEGHDAPVYSICPHIKDNIPFIFSVSTVGRIKVWLYDNLGDRIDYDAPGLGCTKMAYSADERLFSCGTSKGGESYLVEWNDTVGCFKRVYKGLGPNPLSAVQFDITSNQLLAAGDDHMVKFWHMDNTQLLNTIDADGGLPANPHIRFNSDGSLLAVSSSGNQIKILANANGLDLLQGCGNDSIDASGVESETSRKNGNVAEVNSKTTGEATYGEKAWETIERPSQCQSLQLCADVKRTKISKLIYTNAGDAILALTSNAIHLLWKWPQNDLSSSGKATTKVQPLLWRPTSGLQLMSNDLSSTNPEEAMPCFALSKNDSYLMSASGGMISLFNVISFKTMRKVMAPPPAATCLAFDPRDNNVVVIGMDDSTIMIYNARLDKVTKTLAGHTKRVTSLAFSTSMKSLVSSGADAQIFVWNADEWKIQRSQVLQIPDWNKLRALSDSDTHVQFHEDQLHFLIVHKTHLAIYEVKELGCVNEWVSDSSVPISHATFSCDSQTVYASFVDGTIGIFDASVLVLCCLIKPSAYLPTDISYTVYPVVIAGHPQKPTQFAVGLSNGEVHVLEPLESEGKWGILPTVKRTLKSSAPAKSTFRGFLYE from the exons ATGTCTAATCTCAGTGAAGATCTTGTGTTCTTGGTCTTAAAGTATTTGGATGAGGAAGGTTATAAAGAAGCCGCCCACAT GCTTGAGCGTGAAAGTGGGCTTTACTTTGACATGAATTATTTTGAAGAGCTGGTGCTTAGTGGAAAATGGGATGAAGCAGAGAAATACCTCACCGGCTTCACAAAGCTCGATGACAATAAGTACTCGACTAAGATCTACTTTGAAATCAGGAAGCAACATTACTTTGAGGCACTTGACAA AAAATGTCTTGCCGAGGCTTTAGATGTCCTCACAAATGATCTACAAGTTTTTGCTAAAGGTAATGAAGAGCTATTCAAAGAAATGACTCAACTTATGACATTTGAGAATATAAG GGAACATGAGTCACTCTCTATGTATAGAGATACAAAGTCTGCAAGGAAGGTTATGATGAAAGAAATCAGGAGGGTAATTGAGGCAAATCCAATTTTCCGTGGTAGACTGGAATTTCCTATCGTAAAAGGCGAGAGATTACGGCGTCTGATTAACCAAAG CTTGAATTGGCAGCATATGCAATGTGAAGATCCTCATCCAAATCCAGCCATTGACACCCTTTTTATTGATCATGTTTGTGACCCACAGGTCTGTATACAACATTCTCCATCAATTGAAAATAATGCAAAA CCTTCCCGGACCACATCATATCAATCTCCAACTTGTTCTGTGAAGTCAAGTCTATCTACCATTGCACAATATGCATCGTGTATTGGAGGATCTTTCCCTGCAAATAACCCAG CTACTGAGGTTATTGAGGATTCTGATGTTTTATCCAAAAGGATGCCCATTGTAACTGGGGATGAG GTAACATCAACTATCACTGATCATGGCCAAAATCAGATCTCGGAACTTGCCATATCCAAAAATCTTCCCAGTACTGTTGTCCGTACATTGGATGAGGGGTCTTCTCCAGTGAGCATGGATTTTCATCCCGTTTGGCTTACTGTTCTTCTAG TTGGAACTTCTGCTGGGGAAATAGGACTGTGGGATATTAGCTGCGGTGGAAAAATGGTTGCCAGAAACTTTAATGTTTGGGATCTTGGAGCATGCTCGATGGCCTTAAAG GTAGCACTAGAAAAAGATTCACATGTCTCTGTTAATCGTGTGTTATGGAGTCCGGATGGTTTCTTATTTG GGGTTGCATATTCAAAACATGTTGTGCAATTATATTCTTATATTGGAGGAGATGAACTGGATCAAATATTGGAA ATTGATGCTCATTTGGGTGGTGTAAATGATTTAGCATTCTCTTCTCCTGAAGGGGAACTTTTGGTCATAACATGTGGTGATGACAGGACCATCAAG GTGTGGGATGTGGTTAGTGGTAACCGATGCTTTACTTTTGAAGGTCATGATGCTCCTGTTTATTCCATCTGTCCTCATATCAAAGACAATATCCCT TTTATCTTTTCAGTCTCAACAGTTGGCAGGATCAAAGTGTGGTTATATGACAATTTAGGAGACAGAATTGATTATGATGCTCCTGGTCTTGGTTGCACCAAAATGGCTTACAGTGCTGATGAGAG GCTTTTTTCATGTGGGACCAGTAAAGGAGGGGAATCATATCTTGTTGAATGGAATGATACTGTTGGTTGTTTCAAAAGAGTTTACAAAGGACTTGGGCCAAACCCATTGTCTGCCGTGCAATTCGATATAACCAGTAACCAGCTTTTGGCTGCTGGTGATGACCATATGGTTAAATTTTGGCATATGGACAACACTCAACTTTTGAATACCATTGATGCTGATGGTGGATTACCA GCAAATCCACATATTCGCTTCAACAGTGATGGCTCCCTATTAGCTGTTTCTTCAAGTGGAAACCAAATCAAGATACTGGCAAATGCTAATGGTCTTGATTTGCTGCAAGGATGTGGGAATGATTCTATCGATGCCTCTGGAGTTGAATCTGAAACTTCAAGAAAG AATGGGAATGTGGCAGAAGTGAATTCAAAAACAACAGGAGAAGCCACTTACGGAGAAAAGGCATGGGAAACTATTGAGAGACCTTCTCAATGCCAATCTTTGCAGCTATGTGCTGATGTCAAAAGAACCAAG ATATCCAAGCTGATCTACACCAATGCTGGTGACGCCATTTTGGCATTAACATCAAATGCCATTCATCTACTCTGGAAATGGCCGCAGAACGATCTTAGTTCTAGTGGAAAG GCAACTACCAAGGTTCAACCTCTTTTATGGCGACCAACGAGTGGCTTACAGCTGATGAGCAATGACCTTTCCAGCACCAACCCTGAAGAGGCCATGCCATGCTTTGCTTTGTCCAAGAATGATTCATATCTTATGTCAGCATCAGGAGGGATGATCTCCCTTTTTAATGTTATATCGTTTAAG ACAATGAGGAAAGTCATGGCTCCACCACCTGCAGCAACATGCCTTGCTTTTGATCCTCGAGACAACAATGTAGTTGTTATTGGCATGGATGATTCCACAATTATGATATATAATGCTCGCTTGGATAAG GTCACAAAAACGCTTGCTGGTCACACCAAAAGAGTCACTTCCCTTGCCTTCTCTACCTCTATGAAATCACTTGTTTCTTCTGGTGCTGATGCTCAG ATTTTTGTGTGGAATGCTGATGAGTGGAAAATACAGAGAAGCCAAGTGCTGCAGATTCCAGATTGGAACAAATTGAGAGCATTATCAGACTCAGATACCCATGTCCAGTTTCACGAGGATCAGCTGCATTTCCTAATCGTACACAAGACTCACCTTGCAATATACGAAGTGAAAGAACTAGGATGTGTAAACGAG TGGGTCTCAGATTCTTCTGTACCAATTTCCCATGCAACGTTCTCATGTGATAGCCAGACAGTATATGCCAGCTTTGTGGATGGAACCATAGGCATATTTGACGCTTCTGTTCTTGTACTATGCTGTCTTATCAAGCCCTCCGCTTACCTTCCTACCGATATAAG TTATACTGTGTACCCAGTCGTCATTGCTGGGCATCCACAAAAACCAACCCAGTTTGCCGTTGGACTCTCTAATGGTGAAGTTCATGTGCTTGAGCCTTTAGAATCAGAAGGCAAATGGGGTATATTGCCCACGGTTAAAAGGACTTTGAAGAGCAGTGCGCCTGCAAAATCTACCTTTCGGGGCTTCTTGTATGAATAA